From the Lolium rigidum isolate FL_2022 chromosome 2, APGP_CSIRO_Lrig_0.1, whole genome shotgun sequence genome, one window contains:
- the LOC124685820 gene encoding polygalacturonase inhibitor-like, with protein sequence MRAIHILAVLLLLAAGAAAGAEKKACHGGDEAALLAVKAAFSNASSFVSWTPDIPCCHWPGIDCSDDDGSGGTTGRVVSLAILRDDGITGVVPGDAIAGLTRLQILFLFKLPRVSGAIPAALVRLSGLKELTISRTGVSGPVPSFLGALKALESLDLSFNALTGAIPASLGAPPRLISVDLSRNRLTGRIPPLLLSKAGPQAFLSLSHNNLSGGIPVEFAAVNFEQIDLSRNQLTGDASLLFGRGDDDKPVLDSADLSRNALSFNMSLSFNMSGLRLTRRLDSLDLSHNMIYGGIPAVVANLTNLQVFNVSYNRLCGAVPVGAAARYDLYSFAHNKCLCGQGRAGLIRGPV encoded by the coding sequence ATGCGCGCAATTCACATACTCGCCGTCCTGCTactcctcgccgccggcgccgctgccGGCGCCGAGAAGAAGGCGTGCCACGGCGGCGACGAAGCGGCTCTCCTCGCCGTCAAGGCTGCCTTCAGCAACGCCTCCTCCTTCGTGTCATGGACGCCCGACATCCCGTGCTGTCACTGGCCCGGCATCGACTGTtcggacgacgacggctccggggGGACCACGGGCCGCGTCGTTAGCCTCGCCATCCTGCGTGACGACGGCATCACCGGTGTTGTGCCAGGCGACGCCATCGCCGGGCTCACCCGCCTCCAGATCCTGTTTCTTTTCAAGCTCCCCCGTGTGTCCGGTGCCATCCCGGCGGCGCTCGTCAGGCTCTCCGGCCTCAAGGAGCTGACCATCTCGCGCACCGGCGTGTCGGGCCCCGTGCCGTCATTCCTCGGCGCGCTCAAAGCGCTCGAGTCGCTGGACCTCTCCTTCAACGCGCTTACCGGCGCCATCCCGGCGTCCCTCGGCGCGCCCCCGCGCCTCATCAGTGTTGACCTCAGCCGCAACCGCCTCACCGGCCGCATCCCGCCGCTGCTCCTCAGCAAGGCCGGGCCGCAGGCCTTCCTGTCGCTCTCGCACAATAACCTGTCCGGCGGCATCCCGGTCGAGTTCGCCGCCGTGAACTTCGAGCAGATCGACCTGTCGCGGAACCAGCTGACAGGCGACGCCTCGCTGCTGTTCGGCCGGGGGGATGATGACAAGCCAGTGCTGGATTCCGCGGACCTGTCGCGCAACGCCCTGAGCTTCAACATGTCCCTGAGCTTCAACATGTCCGGGCTGCGGCTGACTAGGCGGCTGGACTCGCTGGACCTCAGCCACAACATGATCTACGGCGGCATCCCGGCGGTGGTGGCCAACCTCACCAACCTGCAGGTGTTCAACGTCAGCTACAACCGGCTCTGTGGCGCGGTGCCggtgggcgcggcggcgaggtACGATTTGTACTCCTTCGCGCACAACAAGTGTCTCTGTGGTCAGGGCCGAGCCGGCTTAATCCGGGGCCCTGTGTGA